The following proteins are co-located in the Gordonia polyisoprenivorans genome:
- a CDS encoding aromatic ring-hydroxylating oxygenase subunit alpha, with protein sequence MSDYVLDDREMPQFKVNRETMIDSAVLMQEQKKVFDKCWLYVGHESELAKPNSFKTRKLAGRPIIFARDGKGQVRVWLNSCPHRGAMICREPEGNARFMTCFYHGWTFNVAGEQVSMPGDQAYGENFERPGLAKPPRLSSYRGFVFASFDPDIVDLETYLAGAKEYIDLIADQSEIGMQVIEGTHEYSVKANWKLLVENSIDGYHAMSTHQRYFEMVAASREGLDMSLVGKERGIALGNGHAVVASPPGTEELLGRPLSPEGHAERAARYAAIAEKHGEEWATRLRGSRNLVIFPNLIIIDLVMGVVVRKIDPITPDYMEVSAWHIVPPEEGPDLLAQRLDNFLTFWGPGGLASPDDVEALESAQRGFATHKELGWSDISRGMSASVVSGQDELQMRAWWRRWNELVTGEVLPPEEKDPVGLPFSGRRLELTLADDAATADAG encoded by the coding sequence ATGTCCGACTACGTACTCGACGACCGCGAGATGCCGCAGTTCAAGGTGAACCGCGAGACCATGATCGACTCTGCCGTTCTCATGCAGGAGCAGAAGAAGGTATTCGACAAGTGCTGGCTCTACGTCGGTCACGAGTCCGAGCTCGCGAAGCCCAACAGCTTCAAGACACGCAAGCTGGCCGGGCGGCCCATCATCTTCGCTCGCGACGGCAAGGGGCAGGTCCGCGTATGGCTCAACTCGTGCCCGCACCGCGGTGCCATGATCTGCCGCGAGCCCGAGGGCAACGCTCGGTTCATGACGTGCTTCTACCACGGGTGGACGTTCAACGTTGCCGGCGAGCAGGTCTCGATGCCGGGCGATCAGGCTTACGGCGAGAACTTCGAGCGTCCGGGTCTGGCCAAGCCGCCGCGACTGTCGTCGTACCGAGGCTTCGTGTTCGCCAGCTTCGATCCTGACATCGTCGATCTCGAGACGTACCTGGCCGGAGCCAAGGAGTACATCGACCTGATCGCCGACCAGTCCGAGATCGGCATGCAGGTCATCGAGGGAACACACGAATACTCCGTCAAGGCCAACTGGAAGCTCCTGGTAGAGAACAGCATCGACGGTTACCACGCGATGTCGACCCACCAGCGCTACTTCGAGATGGTCGCGGCGTCCAGGGAAGGCTTGGACATGTCGCTGGTCGGCAAGGAGCGCGGTATCGCACTCGGAAACGGCCACGCCGTCGTCGCCTCACCCCCCGGCACCGAGGAGCTCCTCGGGCGTCCACTCTCGCCGGAGGGCCACGCCGAGCGCGCGGCGCGCTATGCGGCCATCGCCGAGAAGCACGGCGAGGAGTGGGCGACCCGTTTGCGTGGCAGCCGAAACTTGGTGATCTTCCCCAACCTGATCATTATCGACCTCGTCATGGGGGTCGTCGTCCGCAAGATCGACCCCATCACCCCCGATTACATGGAGGTGAGCGCATGGCACATCGTGCCTCCCGAAGAGGGGCCGGATTTGCTCGCGCAGCGGTTGGACAACTTCCTGACCTTTTGGGGTCCCGGCGGCTTGGCCTCCCCCGATGATGTCGAAGCGCTCGAGAGCGCGCAGCGCGGCTTTGCTACGCACAAGGAGCTGGGTTGGTCCGACATCTCTCGCGGCATGTCCGCGTCGGTCGTCTCCGGCCAGGACGAGCTACAGATGCGCGCATGGTGGCGGCGATGGAACGAGCTCGTGACGGGTGAGGTTCTGCCCCCGGAGGAGAAGGATCCCGTCGGACTTCCGTTCAGCGGCAGGCGTCTCGAATTGACCCTCGCCGACGACGCGGCGACGGCCGACGCAGGCTGA
- a CDS encoding dienelactone hydrolase family protein yields MTSAIRIRPRMDTVDSGSGRVPIAQLDLGGIPRGGVLILSAGGDFEANAAQHLNELATHGYEGIAADLDAIEGTDGQLVEVVGSLLSHLRRRDWEDEQVGIIGYGRGGHLALLSSARFGLGAAVSVSPTAMTAGDGHLSAAVVALASRIRTPWLGMFGEDDPAVSATAYDELDTTLRDDAPVFTQLVRYPGVGADFHRPSSESIEIAASYDYWQRTVEWLNLRVQPRLTPLAIAFNERRSLLTSDRHAQNQL; encoded by the coding sequence ATGACATCCGCCATTCGCATCAGACCGCGCATGGACACCGTCGATTCCGGGTCGGGACGCGTCCCCATAGCCCAGCTGGACCTGGGCGGTATCCCCCGCGGTGGGGTGCTGATACTCAGCGCCGGAGGCGACTTCGAGGCAAACGCCGCGCAGCACCTCAACGAACTCGCCACCCATGGCTACGAAGGCATCGCCGCGGATCTCGACGCGATCGAGGGCACCGACGGGCAGCTCGTCGAGGTCGTGGGTTCGCTGCTGAGCCATCTCCGGCGCCGCGACTGGGAGGACGAGCAAGTCGGGATAATCGGCTATGGCCGAGGCGGACACCTGGCGCTGCTCTCAAGCGCTCGCTTCGGACTCGGCGCGGCCGTCAGTGTCTCGCCGACTGCGATGACCGCGGGCGACGGTCACCTGTCGGCGGCCGTGGTCGCACTCGCCTCCCGGATCCGAACACCGTGGCTGGGGATGTTCGGCGAGGACGACCCCGCGGTTTCTGCGACGGCCTACGACGAGCTCGACACCACACTGCGCGACGACGCCCCCGTCTTCACCCAGTTGGTGCGCTACCCGGGTGTCGGTGCCGACTTCCATCGACCGTCCAGTGAGTCGATCGAGATAGCAGCGTCGTACGACTACTGGCAGCGCACGGTCGAGTGGCTCAACCTGCGGGTGCAGCCGCGGCTGACGCCGCTCGCGATCGCCTTTAACGAACGGCGCTCTCTCCTGACTTCCGACCGCCACGCCCAGAACCAACTCTGA
- a CDS encoding branched-chain amino acid ABC transporter permease: MTLAVGILFPTLIRRFDDLTGGSRGLQGISFRPPEDLEYFSGALGRTIWIFWAVSIALALCRLVVRNIMRSGLGRGIVALRDKEAAGVVMGVNRAFVRTVLFGISAAIAGLAGGFFGVINGIITPDSFTLLLTINLLVGMLIGGSASFWGPIIGGFVVYFVPVCGSVYSKPRSISISSRRSCCRVCASSSTDWKTKLPSSRRTCRPGPPRVGTKASCTTSRVN, encoded by the coding sequence ATGACGTTGGCCGTCGGCATCCTGTTCCCAACCCTGATCCGCCGCTTCGACGACCTGACCGGGGGCTCACGTGGCCTGCAGGGCATCAGCTTTCGGCCGCCGGAGGACCTTGAGTACTTCTCCGGTGCACTCGGTCGCACGATCTGGATTTTCTGGGCGGTGTCGATCGCGCTTGCTCTTTGCCGCCTCGTGGTCCGCAACATCATGCGCAGCGGGCTCGGACGCGGCATCGTGGCGCTGCGCGACAAAGAAGCGGCCGGCGTCGTGATGGGCGTCAACCGGGCCTTCGTGCGGACGGTGCTCTTCGGAATCTCAGCCGCCATTGCCGGGCTCGCCGGCGGCTTCTTCGGAGTGATCAACGGGATTATCACCCCGGATTCGTTCACCCTGCTGCTCACGATCAACTTGCTCGTCGGCATGTTGATCGGCGGCAGCGCCAGCTTCTGGGGACCGATCATCGGCGGGTTCGTCGTCTATTTCGTGCCGGTCTGCGGCTCGGTCTACTCGAAGCCGCGCAGCATCTCGATTTCGAGCCGCCGCTCATGTTGCCGGGTGTGCGCGTCAAGCTCGACGGACTGGAAGACCAAATTGCCATCGAGTCGGCGTACCTGCAGACCTGGACCGCCGAGGGTTGGGACGAAGGCAAGCTGTACGACTTCGAGGGTCAACTGA
- a CDS encoding alpha/beta fold hydrolase — MALTDEGIIEVPGMASRWVRLASGAKAHYMTSGDSGPAVLLLHGGLPGSSGTAGWRLMAPFLGKNGFRVYAPDMPGYGLSDASPQHRPKGLHTQVDFIQEFVTALCLDKFHIAGNSMGCMNSVNYLVSHPENILSFALIAGELGDITAHLTRPTGDAAVPIYDGTPESMRAMMSAIIYRPEAISDDLVTMRHSASVRHAEGAPAYFAAMMEYVNQHMSDPNIAARLSTKGRLDKLEIPGVYLYGQDDVLTPVEWGHKQETVLPKVQFFFPAECGHQGQTDQPEIFNQLFLEFFRDGKISRQTADAAGISKHRPENPSIVAQA; from the coding sequence ATGGCGTTGACCGATGAGGGCATCATCGAGGTACCGGGCATGGCCAGTCGGTGGGTGCGACTCGCCAGCGGCGCAAAGGCGCATTACATGACCTCGGGGGACAGCGGCCCTGCCGTCCTGTTGCTCCATGGCGGCCTGCCCGGCTCGTCCGGCACTGCTGGTTGGCGTCTCATGGCACCGTTTTTGGGCAAGAACGGCTTTAGGGTGTACGCACCCGACATGCCGGGCTACGGACTGTCCGATGCTTCGCCGCAACACCGCCCCAAGGGCTTGCACACACAGGTCGACTTCATCCAAGAGTTCGTCACCGCGCTGTGCCTGGACAAGTTTCATATCGCCGGCAACTCGATGGGATGCATGAACTCGGTCAACTACCTCGTGTCACACCCGGAAAATATCCTCAGCTTCGCCTTAATCGCCGGGGAGCTCGGTGACATCACGGCACATCTCACTCGTCCCACCGGCGATGCCGCCGTCCCCATTTACGACGGCACTCCAGAAAGCATGCGCGCCATGATGAGCGCGATCATCTACCGCCCTGAAGCCATCAGCGACGATCTGGTGACGATGCGACATTCGGCGTCAGTGAGACACGCCGAGGGGGCACCGGCTTATTTCGCCGCCATGATGGAATACGTCAATCAGCACATGTCGGATCCGAACATCGCGGCCCGCCTGTCGACGAAGGGTCGACTCGACAAGCTCGAGATCCCCGGTGTGTACCTCTACGGCCAAGACGATGTGCTGACCCCGGTCGAGTGGGGCCATAAGCAGGAGACGGTTCTGCCGAAGGTGCAGTTCTTTTTCCCTGCCGAGTGCGGCCATCAGGGCCAGACGGACCAACCGGAAATATTCAACCAGCTGTTTCTGGAGTTCTTCCGCGACGGCAAGATCTCGCGGCAGACAGCCGATGCGGCCGGCATCTCGAAGCACCGACCCGAGAACCCGAGCATCGTCGCGCAAGCCTGA
- a CDS encoding non-heme iron oxygenase ferredoxin subunit, protein MERRFACAADDLQPGSSLTVKGDPAVALFRNTAGEFFATADSCTHEQWSLGEDSDLEDNEVLCPLHMARFDIQTGKPLCFPATVALATYAVEVDADGSVHVLVT, encoded by the coding sequence ATGGAACGGCGTTTCGCATGCGCGGCCGACGACCTACAGCCCGGCAGCTCACTGACGGTCAAGGGTGATCCCGCGGTTGCCTTGTTCCGAAACACGGCGGGGGAGTTCTTCGCGACCGCCGACAGCTGCACGCACGAGCAGTGGTCACTGGGAGAGGACAGCGACCTCGAGGACAACGAAGTGCTCTGCCCACTTCACATGGCGCGCTTCGATATTCAGACCGGCAAGCCGCTGTGTTTCCCGGCCACCGTCGCGCTGGCGACCTATGCCGTCGAGGTGGATGCCGACGGTTCGGTGCACGTACTCGTCACCTGA
- a CDS encoding NAD(P)/FAD-dependent oxidoreductase, with translation MGTLIVGASVAGVRTAQALRGRGYTDSITMLGEERHFPYDKPPISKEMLGDGAGTPVPLLTAEQLVELDVDLRLGVRAESLDLVNRSVTASDGQTYRFDDLVIATGVSPRTLPGSEGLQGVHTLRTADDADAVRSQLMTASDVVVIGAGFIGAEFAAAARSHGVRVDVVEPQVIPMSHVLGEEVGAELSRLHTLNGVTMHTGVGVAALVGGSRVDGVTLTDGRTLRADLVVVGIGATPATGWLESSGLPLDNGVVCDERLRAVGAERVYAAGDVARWPSPHADGLVRIEHWTNANEHGGVVAASIMGADAPAPPPPYVWSDQYGQRIQIVGRPAAGELGRAVGAVDSPPFAAIYTSHEGRVVGALVVDDPRLFMKCRKAITTGSMVGDLDMVLGLDPAT, from the coding sequence ATGGGAACTTTGATTGTCGGCGCATCCGTGGCGGGCGTCCGTACCGCTCAAGCGCTTCGAGGGCGGGGCTACACCGACTCGATCACGATGCTGGGCGAGGAGCGCCACTTCCCGTACGACAAGCCGCCGATCTCCAAGGAAATGCTGGGCGACGGGGCAGGTACACCGGTGCCACTGCTGACCGCCGAGCAGCTCGTCGAGCTCGACGTCGACCTGCGGCTTGGAGTCCGGGCGGAGAGCCTGGACCTCGTGAACCGGTCCGTGACGGCATCGGACGGGCAGACGTATCGCTTCGATGACCTGGTCATCGCGACGGGTGTCAGCCCGAGGACGCTGCCGGGAAGTGAAGGCCTGCAGGGAGTCCACACGCTACGCACAGCAGACGACGCCGACGCTGTCCGCTCGCAGCTGATGACAGCCAGCGACGTCGTTGTGATCGGTGCGGGTTTCATCGGCGCCGAGTTCGCGGCTGCAGCACGTTCACACGGTGTGCGGGTCGATGTCGTCGAGCCGCAGGTGATCCCGATGTCTCATGTCCTCGGCGAGGAGGTGGGGGCCGAGCTGAGCCGCCTCCACACCCTCAACGGCGTCACGATGCACACCGGCGTCGGAGTCGCCGCCCTCGTCGGCGGCAGCCGGGTGGACGGCGTGACTCTCACCGACGGGCGGACACTGCGCGCGGACCTGGTGGTGGTGGGCATCGGTGCCACCCCGGCGACCGGCTGGCTCGAGTCGTCCGGTCTGCCCCTCGACAACGGGGTCGTCTGTGACGAGCGACTGCGGGCCGTGGGCGCCGAGCGCGTGTACGCCGCAGGCGATGTGGCCCGGTGGCCGAGTCCGCACGCGGACGGCCTCGTGCGCATCGAGCACTGGACGAACGCGAACGAGCACGGCGGCGTGGTCGCGGCATCGATCATGGGCGCCGACGCGCCCGCGCCTCCGCCCCCGTACGTGTGGTCGGACCAATACGGACAGCGAATCCAGATAGTCGGCCGTCCCGCGGCCGGCGAGCTCGGTCGGGCTGTGGGTGCCGTCGACAGCCCACCGTTCGCGGCGATCTACACGTCCCACGAAGGTCGGGTGGTCGGCGCGCTCGTGGTCGACGATCCGCGCCTGTTCATGAAGTGCCGCAAGGCAATCACCACGGGATCGATGGTCGGCGACCTCGACATGGTCCTGGGTCTCGACCCCGCTACCTGA
- a CDS encoding alpha/beta fold hydrolase gives MALTEEGIIEVPGMSSQWVRLGSGAKAHYMFAGESGPAVVLLHGGLPGSSGSAGWRYIAANLAENGFRVYCPDMPAFGLSDTAEQYRPKGLHDHTDFLHEFVTAVGLDKFHLSGNSMGCMNTVCYVTAHPERVLSYLLIAGDVGDIMEGLEKPKGRLELSVYDGTRDGMRNMMSSILHRPESINDDLVEMRYQAASRHAESYPAFLPNVHAFAGFREWDDENLRARMSTKGRFDKMTIPGIYLYGRQDVLTPVEWGYMQEDRLPNVQFFYPDECGHQGQTDRPDLFNPVYVEFFRDGQVSRATADAAGVSDRRPEIKELVAQA, from the coding sequence ATGGCATTGACAGAAGAAGGCATCATCGAGGTTCCGGGCATGTCGAGTCAGTGGGTCCGTCTCGGCAGCGGAGCCAAAGCGCACTACATGTTCGCCGGTGAGAGCGGTCCTGCGGTGGTCTTGCTGCACGGCGGACTTCCCGGTTCGTCGGGTTCGGCCGGCTGGCGTTACATCGCCGCCAACCTGGCAGAAAACGGCTTTCGCGTCTACTGCCCGGACATGCCGGCATTCGGCCTGTCCGATACGGCTGAGCAGTACCGGCCGAAGGGGCTGCACGACCACACCGACTTCCTCCACGAGTTCGTGACGGCTGTCGGCCTGGACAAGTTCCATCTCTCCGGCAACTCGATGGGGTGCATGAACACCGTCTGCTACGTGACGGCCCACCCTGAGCGGGTGCTGAGCTACCTGTTGATCGCCGGAGACGTCGGCGACATCATGGAAGGCCTCGAGAAGCCGAAGGGCCGGCTCGAGCTGTCGGTCTACGACGGGACGAGGGACGGCATGCGCAACATGATGTCCTCCATCCTCCATCGCCCCGAGTCCATCAACGACGACCTCGTCGAAATGCGTTACCAAGCGGCCTCGCGTCATGCGGAGTCATACCCCGCGTTCCTCCCGAATGTGCACGCGTTCGCAGGATTCAGGGAGTGGGACGACGAGAACCTTCGCGCGCGGATGTCGACCAAGGGCCGCTTCGACAAGATGACCATCCCCGGCATCTACCTGTACGGCCGGCAGGACGTGCTCACCCCCGTCGAGTGGGGCTACATGCAGGAAGATCGTCTGCCGAATGTGCAGTTCTTCTACCCGGACGAGTGCGGACACCAGGGCCAGACCGACCGTCCCGACCTGTTCAACCCCGTCTACGTGGAGTTCTTCCGCGATGGACAGGTCTCGCGCGCGACGGCCGACGCTGCGGGCGTCTCCGACCGCCGCCCCGAAATCAAGGAGCTCGTGGCGCAGGCCTGA
- a CDS encoding extradiol ring-cleavage dioxygenase, which yields MAEVLGLGITHYPMLAAKDPFMANLMKMVLTDPDIPADRKDPANWSALAREEWSDDQGTAAAGRHRTALLSGLSKCREALDEFDPDVVIVWGDDQYENFREEVIPSFCILAYPDTEIDPFGVLEVLRVPNAWDLPDGQSFVMRGDQTFAKKIAKDVLTNGVDVAYSYEPRPEIHHFPHAFANTQIFLDYENVGREFPYPIIPIAVNCYGEHVIARRGGIAPFSEILKGEDLDPPGPSPKRCFEFGQAVGKSLRDSDRRVALVASASWSHAFLNDKDWHLRPDTEADRALYDSMVAGDFDDWTSKTVTDIVSAGQHEMLNWFCLLGAVKELGLTLDWSEFIETEVLNSNKTFAVYR from the coding sequence ATGGCAGAAGTGCTCGGTCTCGGCATCACCCATTACCCCATGCTCGCCGCGAAGGATCCCTTCATGGCGAACCTCATGAAGATGGTCCTGACGGATCCTGACATCCCGGCGGACCGCAAGGACCCCGCGAACTGGTCTGCGCTGGCACGGGAGGAGTGGTCGGACGATCAGGGAACGGCTGCCGCCGGCCGCCACCGCACCGCATTGCTTTCCGGACTCAGCAAGTGCCGTGAGGCGCTCGACGAGTTCGATCCCGATGTCGTCATCGTGTGGGGTGACGACCAGTACGAGAACTTCCGCGAGGAAGTCATTCCCTCGTTCTGTATCCTCGCCTACCCCGATACGGAGATCGACCCGTTCGGTGTCCTTGAGGTGTTGCGCGTGCCCAATGCATGGGACCTGCCGGACGGCCAGTCGTTCGTCATGCGCGGTGACCAGACCTTTGCCAAGAAGATTGCCAAAGACGTGTTGACGAACGGAGTCGACGTCGCGTATTCGTACGAGCCACGGCCCGAAATCCACCATTTCCCGCATGCGTTCGCGAATACACAGATCTTCCTGGACTACGAGAACGTGGGGCGAGAGTTCCCGTACCCCATCATTCCGATAGCCGTGAACTGCTACGGCGAGCACGTGATCGCGCGTCGCGGCGGAATCGCGCCCTTCTCGGAAATTCTCAAGGGCGAGGACCTGGATCCACCCGGCCCGTCGCCCAAGCGCTGCTTCGAGTTCGGCCAGGCAGTGGGCAAGTCGCTGCGGGACAGCGACAGAAGGGTGGCCCTGGTCGCCTCGGCCAGCTGGTCGCACGCCTTCCTCAACGACAAGGACTGGCACCTGCGGCCCGATACCGAAGCGGATCGTGCTCTCTACGACTCCATGGTGGCCGGCGACTTCGACGACTGGACGTCGAAGACCGTCACCGACATCGTGTCCGCGGGACAGCACGAGATGCTGAACTGGTTCTGCCTGCTGGGCGCAGTCAAGGAGCTGGGCCTGACGTTGGACTGGAGCGAGTTCATCGAGACCGAGGTACTCAACTCGAACAAGACGTTCGCCGTCTACCGCTGA
- a CDS encoding IclR family transcriptional regulator encodes MTDAQAGGVGAKETPSILTKAFDVLYAFNQNERVMTMSQLARASGLPKSTVHRLLARLVELGAIEHHRSGYKLGLGLMQLGATTPAAKMRDQAIPYLVALQRWSRQTVTFAVLREFDVVYLEKLAPADSPSTRVSIGARLPSNCTAIGKALLSYEDLDDLADFLPLRLHQMTPHSITDADDLIEHLRVVRREGIAREHNEAQMGLEGVAAPVVVNGFAVGAIAINYGPNAPASGRVDAALRDTTAQLSAHLRSYVVGAPEHELLVPRTLSDPPPWG; translated from the coding sequence GTGACCGACGCCCAGGCCGGCGGCGTAGGCGCGAAGGAGACACCGTCGATCCTGACCAAGGCTTTCGACGTTCTCTACGCGTTCAACCAGAACGAGCGGGTCATGACGATGAGTCAGCTGGCCCGCGCCTCGGGTCTGCCGAAGTCGACGGTCCACCGGTTGCTCGCGCGCCTGGTCGAGCTCGGGGCCATCGAGCACCACCGCTCCGGCTACAAGCTCGGCCTCGGGCTCATGCAGCTGGGCGCGACGACCCCGGCCGCGAAGATGCGCGACCAGGCAATCCCATATCTGGTGGCGCTCCAACGCTGGAGCCGACAAACGGTCACTTTCGCAGTGCTACGCGAATTCGACGTCGTATACCTCGAGAAGCTCGCACCGGCGGACTCGCCGTCGACGCGCGTGAGCATCGGTGCCCGATTGCCATCCAACTGCACTGCGATCGGCAAGGCCCTGCTGTCCTACGAAGACCTCGACGACCTGGCCGACTTCTTACCCCTTCGGCTACATCAGATGACACCGCACTCCATCACCGATGCCGACGACTTGATCGAGCACCTGCGCGTCGTCCGTAGGGAGGGCATAGCGCGCGAGCACAACGAAGCACAGATGGGTCTCGAGGGGGTAGCGGCACCGGTGGTGGTCAACGGGTTCGCGGTCGGTGCGATCGCGATCAACTACGGACCGAACGCACCGGCCAGTGGACGGGTCGACGCTGCGCTGCGCGACACCACGGCCCAGCTGTCGGCTCATCTGCGGTCGTACGTCGTCGGTGCCCCCGAGCACGAGCTGCTCGTGCCGCGCACTCTGTCCGATCCGCCGCCCTGGGGCTGA
- a CDS encoding amidohydrolase family protein: MSQPDPSIARSTVVDAHAHHFPSSLSAFAATSGEVLPSLIVDGDRSGRIMIGERVFRAVDSQLWDVAHRVQAMDEAGVRLQVVSPVPVMLTYGASAEAAQEYSAAVNDALAADVDTSGGRLVGLGTVALQNPTGAAAELERLMRDLGLRGVEIGTTIAGTELDDPSLTPFWEAAERLGAAVFIHPVGGGGGAVRRTGQLYDFGMGMLTDTSMAATALVFGGVLEEFPRLRIGLAHGCGAFGWVYPRLRKAHEVWGSGPVDAVDERMRSLWVDTLVLDPEHLRLLVHRFGADKVMVGTDHPFFPDLFTAAGSFVREAAGAHILDDDVVERILSVNATGFLGLPAVSATV, encoded by the coding sequence ATGAGTCAGCCAGATCCGAGCATCGCCCGGTCGACCGTCGTGGATGCACACGCCCACCATTTCCCGTCCTCGCTGAGCGCTTTCGCCGCCACCTCGGGTGAGGTGCTGCCCTCTCTGATCGTCGACGGCGACAGGTCGGGGCGCATCATGATCGGTGAGCGGGTGTTCCGGGCCGTCGACTCGCAGCTCTGGGACGTCGCGCACCGCGTGCAGGCCATGGATGAGGCCGGAGTACGGCTTCAGGTCGTCTCGCCGGTTCCGGTGATGCTCACGTACGGTGCGTCCGCGGAAGCCGCACAGGAGTACTCGGCTGCCGTCAACGACGCGCTCGCCGCCGACGTGGACACGTCGGGTGGGCGGCTGGTCGGTCTGGGGACCGTCGCATTGCAAAATCCGACCGGTGCCGCTGCCGAGCTCGAACGCTTGATGAGGGACCTCGGTCTTCGTGGCGTAGAGATCGGCACCACGATCGCCGGCACCGAACTCGACGATCCGTCACTGACGCCGTTCTGGGAGGCCGCCGAGCGACTGGGTGCGGCCGTCTTCATCCACCCGGTAGGTGGGGGCGGAGGGGCAGTTAGGCGCACCGGTCAGCTCTACGACTTCGGCATGGGCATGCTGACCGATACCTCGATGGCCGCGACGGCACTGGTCTTCGGTGGCGTGCTCGAGGAGTTCCCGCGCTTGCGGATCGGTTTGGCCCACGGGTGCGGCGCGTTCGGCTGGGTCTACCCCCGACTACGCAAGGCACACGAGGTGTGGGGTTCCGGTCCGGTCGATGCCGTGGACGAGCGCATGCGATCACTCTGGGTGGACACATTGGTGCTCGATCCCGAACACCTGCGGCTCCTCGTGCACAGGTTCGGTGCCGACAAGGTCATGGTGGGCACCGATCACCCGTTCTTCCCTGACCTTTTTACCGCAGCAGGCTCGTTCGTCCGGGAGGCTGCGGGCGCACACATTCTCGACGACGATGTCGTAGAACGGATCCTCTCGGTCAACGCCACGGGGTTCCTTGGCCTGCCTGCGGTTTCCGCGACGGTTTGA
- a CDS encoding FAD-dependent oxidoreductase, which translates to MNAHEVIVVGGGPVGLIHALGLARAGVGVTVLEAENQAGTTPGDLVYHWNVLPWLDGLGILDDLLRAGNSEPHQFYRVGSTGETLTLDLGVLADESPFPFNLHVRQHEVTRILLEHLGEFRDVTILLSSALTDLAQDDAGVTVTFDGPSGEVTLRAGWVVGADGSRSAVRRRLGLPFTGITWPERLISVEIDANLEMLGMHGAGYVIDPRFGAIVACIDPGSRWRYIYAEDRLLPEDTIGERLPRVLSHALSPEVADASFDWANYRIHQRAAATFRVGRVMIIGDAAHLTNPASGHGMSGGLFDSFALTEVLAAVVSDKSDESLLDRWAEERRQNFVEYSSPTSSERKKFVYNLEDDAAVEQEFAPMRRIAADPDRMREWFALARMLEPPRFT; encoded by the coding sequence GTGAACGCACACGAGGTCATCGTCGTCGGTGGCGGCCCGGTCGGGCTGATCCACGCTCTCGGTCTGGCACGCGCAGGTGTCGGCGTCACGGTGCTCGAAGCCGAAAACCAGGCCGGCACAACGCCAGGAGACCTCGTTTATCACTGGAACGTACTGCCATGGCTCGATGGCCTCGGCATCCTCGACGACCTTCTCCGGGCCGGAAACAGCGAGCCGCATCAGTTCTATCGTGTCGGGTCCACCGGCGAGACGTTGACCTTGGACCTCGGTGTGCTGGCCGACGAGTCACCCTTCCCGTTCAACCTCCACGTCCGCCAGCACGAGGTGACGAGGATCCTGCTCGAGCACCTCGGCGAGTTCCGTGACGTGACGATCCTGCTGAGCTCGGCGTTGACCGATCTCGCGCAGGACGACGCCGGAGTGACCGTGACGTTCGACGGACCTTCGGGCGAGGTCACGCTGCGTGCCGGGTGGGTCGTGGGTGCCGATGGTTCACGAAGCGCAGTGCGACGACGACTCGGCCTCCCGTTCACGGGTATAACCTGGCCGGAACGCCTCATCTCGGTCGAGATCGACGCAAATCTTGAGATGCTCGGCATGCACGGTGCCGGGTACGTGATCGACCCCCGCTTCGGGGCTATCGTCGCGTGCATCGATCCCGGCTCTCGGTGGAGGTACATCTACGCCGAGGACAGGCTCTTGCCGGAGGACACCATCGGCGAGCGATTGCCCCGTGTCCTGTCGCACGCGCTCTCGCCCGAGGTCGCCGACGCGAGCTTCGACTGGGCGAACTATCGCATCCACCAGCGCGCGGCCGCAACGTTCCGCGTCGGTCGCGTCATGATCATCGGCGATGCGGCCCATCTCACCAACCCTGCGAGCGGTCACGGTATGTCCGGGGGCCTCTTCGACTCGTTCGCCCTGACCGAGGTACTAGCGGCCGTCGTCTCCGACAAGTCCGACGAATCGCTACTCGACCGGTGGGCCGAGGAGCGGCGCCAGAACTTCGTCGAGTACTCGTCACCGACATCGTCCGAGCGCAAGAAGTTCGTCTACAACCTGGAGGATGACGCAGCCGTCGAGCAGGAGTTCGCCCCGATGCGGCGCATCGCGGCAGACCCGGACCGAATGCGTGAGTGGTTCGCGCTGGCGAGGATGTTGGAGCCGCCGCGCTTCACCTGA